One segment of Trachemys scripta elegans isolate TJP31775 chromosome 1, CAS_Tse_1.0, whole genome shotgun sequence DNA contains the following:
- the LRTM2 gene encoding leucine-rich repeat and transmembrane domain-containing protein 2, which produces MLSGSASHWWKNRFSMRWRQTCLLAYWLSLCAADSLFTCPSSCKCNSGSLEVDCSGLGLSSIPSDIPTNTRIFLFLNNKLSTLPGPVFSNLSALQRLDLSNNFLDQLPQNIFSDLGNLTELQLRNNSIRTLDKDLLQQMSLLRQLDLSINGLAQIPSGIFDDLPALRFLSLRSNRLQSLDRVTFEPLVSLQQLQVGDNPWECDCNLRDFKHWMEWFSYRGGKIDQLACTLPKELRGKDMRMVPMEMFNYCSQLEDENGSTVLDNAGPPCTKGSPTPSKSKSGPEPEVEPSVGCPQKQRYRPVSVRRAIGTVIIAGVVCGIVCIMMVVAAAYGCIYASLMAKYHRELKKRQPLMGDTEGEHEEQKQISSVA; this is translated from the exons ATGCTGTCTGGGAGCGCTAGCCACTGGTGGAAGAACAGGTTTTCCATGAGGTGGCGACAGACCTGCT TGCTTGCCTATTGGCTCTCTCTGTGTGCAGCAGACTCCCTCTTCACTTGCCCTTCCTCCTGCAAGTGTAACAGTGGCAGTCTGGAAGTGGACTGTAGTGGCTTGGGCCTCTCATCCATCCCCTCAGACATTCCTACAAACACCagaatcttcctcttcctcaacaACAAGCTAAGCACACTGCCAGGACCAGTCTTTTCCAATCTCTCTGCCCTACAGAGGCTGGACCTTTCCAACAACTTCTTGGATCAGCTGCCCCAGAACATCTTCAGTGACCTAGGGAACCTCACCGAACTACAGCTGAGGAACAACAGTATCAGGACCCTGGACAAGGACCTTCTGCAGCAGATGTCCCTACTGCGCCAGCTAGACCTATCCATCAATGGCCTTGCTCAGATACCCTCAGGAATCTTTGATGACCTCCCGGCTCTCCGCTTCCTCTCCCTTAGGTCTAACCGCCTACAGAGCCTAGACAGGGTGACCTTTGAACCATTAGTCAGCCTGCAGCAGCTCCAAGTTGGGGATAACCCCTGGGAATGTGACTGCAACCTGAGAGACTTCAAACACTGGATGGAATGGTTCTCTTATCGAG GAGGAAAGATTGACCAGTTGGCGTGTACGCTGCCCAAGGAGCTGCGGGGGAAGGACATGCGAATGGTCCCCATGGAGATGTTCAACTACTGTTCACAGCTGGAGGATGAGAACGGCTCCACTGTGCTGGACAATGCTGGCCCACCATGCACTAAAGGAAGCCCGACTCCTTCAAAATCCAAGTCAGGGCCAGAACCTGAAGTGGAGCCGAGCGTGGGGTGCCCCCAGAAACAGAGATACCGGCCGGTTAGTGTGCGCCGAGCCATTGGCACTGTGATCATAGCTGGGGTGGTGTGTGGCATCGTGTGTATCAtgatggtggtggcagcagcttaTGGCTGTATCTACGCATCCCTCATGGCCAAGTACCACCGAGAGCTGAAGAAGAGGCAGCCGCTAATGGGTGACACAGAGGGTGAACATGAAGAACAAAAGCAAATCTCCTCTGTGGCATGA